From the Polaribacter gangjinensis genome, the window ATGAACAACACTGCTGATTCCGTATGGACAGACTGCTTATCTTTTATTAAGGATAATATCAAACCACAAGCCTACAAAACTTGGTTTGAACCTATAAAACCGGTAAAACTTTCTGGAGAAGCATTGACGATTCAAGTGCCTAGTAAATTCTTTTACGAATGGTTAGAAGAACACTATATTAAATTGTTGCGAGTTGCATTGGTAAGACAATTAGGAAATGATGCCAAATTGATTTACGATGTGAAAATGGAAAATAGTTACAGCAGTAACAGACCTCAAATCGTAAAAATTCCAAGTTCTAATAGAGATCCTTTAAAACCACAAAACGTTACAGTTTCATTAGAATCTGATAAAAGAGAGCTAAGAAATCCTTTCATTATTCCAGGATTGCAAAAAGTTAAAATTGAATCTCAGTTAAATCCGAATTACAATTTTGCGAATTTTGTTGAAGGCGATTCTAACAGATTGGCTCGCTCAGCAGGAATGGCAGTTTCTAACAAACCAGGAGGAACCTCTTTCAATCCATTGTTAATTTATGGTGGAGTAGGTTTGGGAAAAACACATTTGGTGCATGCAATTGGTGTTCAAATAAAAGATAAATATCCTGATAAAACAGTTTTATATATTTCTTCTGAAAAATTTTCACAACAATATATTGATTCAGTAAGATCAAATACTAGAAATGATTTTATTCATTTTTATCAAATGATTGATGTTTTAATTATTGATGATGTTCAGTTTTTCTCAGGTAAAGCTGGTACTCAAGATGTGTTTTTCCATATCTTTAACCATTTACATCAAAATGGAAAACAGGTAGTTTTATCTTCAGACAAAGCACCAGTTGATATGCAAGACATTGAGCAACGTTTGCTCTCTCGTTTCAAATGGGGATTGTCTGCAGAATTGCAAGCGCCTGATTATGAGACAAGAGTGTCAATTTTGCAAAATAAATTGTTTAGAGATGGTGTTGAAATGCCAGATGATATTGTGGCTTATATTGCTAAAAATATCAAATCTAATGTTAGAGAATTAGAAGGTGTTATCATTTCTATGATTGCACAAGCGTCTTTCAACAAAAAAGAATTTTCGCTAGAATTGGCAAAACAAATTGTAGATAAATTTGTAAAAAACACCAAAAAAGAAGTATCAGTTGATTTTATTCAGAAAGAAGTTTCTAAATATTTTGACATGGACGTTGCGACTTTGCAATCTAAAACTCGCAAACGTCATGTAGTGCAAGCGCGTCAATTAGCAATGTATTTTGCAAAAAGATTAACGAAAGCTTCTTTGGCTAGTATTGGAAGTCAAATAGGGCACAGAGATCATGCAACAGTGTTACATGCTTGTAAAACAGTGGATAATCTTACAGAAACTGACAAGCAATTCAAAAAATATGTGGATGATTTAATGAAGAAATTATCCTTCTAAAAATCTTTTTTTAATGAAAATACTAATGGTTTGCTTGGGGAATATTTGTCGTTCGCCATTAGCAGAAGGTATTTTAAAATCAAAAGTAACTACGCATCCAATTTTTGTAGATTCAGCAGGAACTGCAGCATATCATATTGGTAATCAGCCTGATGAACGTTCGGTTATGGTTGCTCAAAAGCACGGAATTGACATTACCAAACAGCGAGCCAGAAAATTTACAACAGCTGATTTTGATAATTTTGATCTTATTTATGCTATGGATGAAAACAATTTTCATGATATTTTAAAACTATCAAGAAATAATTCAGACAAGCAAAAAGTGAAAATGATTCTCAATGAAATTCATCCAAATACAAACAATTCAGTTCCTGATCCTTATTATGGAGGTAATGAAGGATTTGAAAATGTGTTTCAAATGCTGGATGAAGCTTGCGAAATCATCATTAAAAAATATACAATATGATTGGTAAACTTTATTTGATTCCTACAACTTTAGGGGAGACAGAACCTTTACAAGTAATGCCAATTTCTGTTCAAAAAGTAGTAGCACAAATTGATTATTATATTGTTGAAAACGAAAAATCTGCTCGAAAATTTATTAAACAGATTTGTCCAGAAAAAAAGCAACCTTCTTTACACATTTTTTTGTTGGATAAATTTGTAGAAGAATCTGAAACTAGAAAATATTTAGACGTTTGTGCTCAAGGAATTAATGTTGGGTTGTTATCAGAAGCTGGTGTTCCTGCAATTGCTGATCCTGGAGCTGTAATAGTGAAATTAGCACATCAAAAAAATATACAAGTGGTTCCTTTGGTTGGACCTTCTTCTATTTTATTAGCGATGATGAGTTCAGGATTTAACGGACAAAACTTTGCTTTTAACGGCTATTTACCTATTGATAATAGCGACAGAAAATCAGCAATTAAAGAGCTTGAGAAATTATCAAAAGATAAAAATCAATCTCAAATTTTTATTGAAACTCCTTATAGAAATCAGAAAATGTTTACAGAATTAGTAAATACTTTGTCACCAAATACTTTACTTTGTATTGCAGTAGACATTACGCTAAATTCTGAGTTTATTAAAACTTTGTCAGTGAAAGAGTGGAAAAATCAAGCTATTGATTTACACAAAAGACCAACTATTTTTATTATTCAAAGAGAATAAGTTATACGTGTGCTTTTCTATTTCCTTGAATAACAGAAACATCATAACCTGCAAATTTTCTCAAATACATTTTGATGGTTGCTCCATAAGCATCTGAAAAACAATTAGTTC encodes:
- a CDS encoding SAM-dependent methyltransferase: MIGKLYLIPTTLGETEPLQVMPISVQKVVAQIDYYIVENEKSARKFIKQICPEKKQPSLHIFLLDKFVEESETRKYLDVCAQGINVGLLSEAGVPAIADPGAVIVKLAHQKNIQVVPLVGPSSILLAMMSSGFNGQNFAFNGYLPIDNSDRKSAIKELEKLSKDKNQSQIFIETPYRNQKMFTELVNTLSPNTLLCIAVDITLNSEFIKTLSVKEWKNQAIDLHKRPTIFIIQRE
- a CDS encoding low molecular weight protein-tyrosine-phosphatase, which translates into the protein MKILMVCLGNICRSPLAEGILKSKVTTHPIFVDSAGTAAYHIGNQPDERSVMVAQKHGIDITKQRARKFTTADFDNFDLIYAMDENNFHDILKLSRNNSDKQKVKMILNEIHPNTNNSVPDPYYGGNEGFENVFQMLDEACEIIIKKYTI
- the dnaA gene encoding chromosomal replication initiator protein DnaA is translated as MNNTADSVWTDCLSFIKDNIKPQAYKTWFEPIKPVKLSGEALTIQVPSKFFYEWLEEHYIKLLRVALVRQLGNDAKLIYDVKMENSYSSNRPQIVKIPSSNRDPLKPQNVTVSLESDKRELRNPFIIPGLQKVKIESQLNPNYNFANFVEGDSNRLARSAGMAVSNKPGGTSFNPLLIYGGVGLGKTHLVHAIGVQIKDKYPDKTVLYISSEKFSQQYIDSVRSNTRNDFIHFYQMIDVLIIDDVQFFSGKAGTQDVFFHIFNHLHQNGKQVVLSSDKAPVDMQDIEQRLLSRFKWGLSAELQAPDYETRVSILQNKLFRDGVEMPDDIVAYIAKNIKSNVRELEGVIISMIAQASFNKKEFSLELAKQIVDKFVKNTKKEVSVDFIQKEVSKYFDMDVATLQSKTRKRHVVQARQLAMYFAKRLTKASLASIGSQIGHRDHATVLHACKTVDNLTETDKQFKKYVDDLMKKLSF